In a genomic window of Stakelama saccharophila:
- the sseA gene encoding 3-mercaptopyruvate sulfurtransferase has product MDSLVTSEWLADAIGAGDLRILDASYFLPDHDRDARAEFADGHIPGAQFLDLAGLRDEADPRPSMLPPAEMFASRMAALGVNDDDRIVVYDNSPLRSAARAWWMLRLFGACDVAILDGGLSKWTGEGRPVERDVAQARPGRFSAAADRSGVRTLADMRANIGSGAEQVVDARSSGRFAGADPEPRADMASGHIPGAHNLPYGELFHPDGTWKRDDALRRAFADRGIDLDRPMVTSCGSGVTAAVLVFGAHLLGHDAALYDGSWSEWGADPDTPKQTGEM; this is encoded by the coding sequence ATGGACAGCTTGGTGACGAGCGAATGGCTGGCGGACGCGATCGGCGCGGGCGATCTTCGCATCCTCGATGCGAGCTATTTCCTGCCCGATCACGATCGCGACGCGCGCGCGGAATTCGCGGACGGGCACATCCCCGGTGCGCAGTTTCTCGACCTCGCCGGCTTGCGCGATGAAGCCGATCCGCGTCCGTCGATGCTGCCACCGGCCGAAATGTTCGCTTCCCGCATGGCGGCCTTGGGCGTGAACGACGATGATCGCATCGTGGTTTATGACAATTCGCCGTTGCGGAGCGCCGCGCGTGCCTGGTGGATGTTGCGGCTGTTCGGTGCGTGCGATGTCGCGATCCTCGACGGCGGACTGTCGAAATGGACCGGGGAAGGGCGGCCGGTCGAACGCGACGTGGCGCAGGCGCGCCCCGGCCGTTTTTCCGCCGCCGCAGACCGGAGCGGCGTGCGCACGCTCGCCGATATGCGCGCCAATATCGGCAGCGGCGCCGAGCAGGTGGTCGATGCGCGATCCTCCGGCCGCTTCGCCGGCGCCGATCCCGAACCGCGCGCGGACATGGCCTCCGGCCATATTCCGGGTGCGCACAACCTGCCTTATGGCGAACTGTTCCATCCCGACGGCACGTGGAAGCGGGATGACGCGCTGCGCCGGGCATTCGCGGATCGCGGCATCGACCTCGATCGACCGATGGTGACGAGCTGCGGCTCCGGCGTTACGGCGGCGGTGCTCGTGTTCGGCGCGCACCTGCTCGGCCACGACGCGGCACTGTACGACGGAAGCTGGTCTGAATGGGGCGCGGACCCCGACACACCGAAACAGACGGGGGAAATGTGA
- the metC gene encoding cystathionine beta-lyase, producing MGRGPRHTETDGGNVSGSNSGPKAKATQVVTAGRRKEWTQGIVNPPVWRASTILYEDVEEMRANGRRDTHHRLFYGRRGTPTQWALADALTQLEPGAEATFLYPSGVAAISAALLSVLSPGDELLLPDSAYEPTTAFAGGMLKRFGIATRTYDPMIGAGIAELIGENTRAVFLESPGSLTFEVQDVPAIVAVAKEHGLVTLLDNTWATPLLFPAIEKGIDLSILACTKYVVGHSDVMLGSVTATKEFWPRLRATSFQLGQTVGPDDAWLGSRGLRTMATRLKQHGESALRVAKWLKGRPEVARVLHPALDDCPGSAFFHRDFAGGSGLFSIVLDGCGDAERVAMIDALELFGIGFSWGGYESLALPIDPEKLRKVVPWETEGPAIRLHIGLEDPDDLIADLERGLQCVRPNR from the coding sequence ATGGGGCGCGGACCCCGACACACCGAAACAGACGGGGGAAATGTGAGCGGTTCGAACAGCGGCCCCAAGGCCAAGGCAACACAGGTCGTTACCGCGGGGCGGCGCAAGGAATGGACGCAAGGGATCGTCAATCCGCCCGTCTGGCGCGCGTCCACCATCCTTTATGAGGATGTCGAGGAAATGCGCGCCAACGGCAGGCGCGACACCCATCACCGGCTGTTCTACGGCCGGCGCGGCACGCCGACGCAATGGGCGCTCGCGGATGCGCTGACCCAACTCGAGCCGGGGGCGGAGGCGACGTTCCTCTACCCTTCCGGTGTGGCGGCGATCTCCGCGGCGTTGCTGTCGGTACTGTCGCCCGGCGATGAATTGCTGCTGCCCGACAGCGCCTATGAGCCGACGACCGCATTCGCTGGCGGCATGCTGAAGCGGTTCGGCATCGCGACGCGGACCTACGATCCGATGATCGGCGCCGGAATCGCCGAGCTGATCGGCGAGAATACGCGCGCCGTTTTCCTCGAAAGCCCCGGCAGCCTGACCTTCGAGGTGCAGGACGTGCCGGCCATCGTCGCGGTGGCGAAGGAACATGGCCTCGTCACGCTGCTCGACAATACCTGGGCGACGCCGCTGCTGTTCCCGGCGATCGAAAAGGGCATCGACCTGTCCATCCTCGCCTGCACCAAATATGTTGTCGGTCATTCCGACGTGATGCTCGGCTCGGTCACGGCGACCAAGGAGTTCTGGCCGCGACTGCGCGCCACCAGCTTCCAGCTCGGGCAGACGGTGGGGCCGGACGATGCCTGGCTAGGCTCGCGGGGCCTCAGGACCATGGCGACGCGGCTGAAACAACATGGCGAGAGCGCGCTGCGTGTCGCCAAATGGCTGAAGGGCCGGCCCGAGGTGGCGCGCGTGCTGCACCCGGCGCTGGACGACTGTCCGGGAAGCGCGTTCTTCCACCGCGATTTCGCCGGGGGATCGGGCCTGTTCAGTATCGTGCTCGACGGCTGCGGCGATGCCGAGCGCGTGGCGATGATCGACGCGCTGGAGCTGTTCGGCATCGGCTTCAGTTGGGGCGGGTACGAAAGCCTGGCGCTCCCCATTGATCCGGAGAAACTGCGCAAGGTTGTGCCTTGGGAGACAGAGGGCCCGGCCATCCGCCTGCATATCGGCCTTGAGGATCCCGACGACCTGATCGCGGATCTGGAACGGGGACTGCAATGCGTCCGGCCCAACCGCTAA
- a CDS encoding mechanosensitive ion channel family protein — MRPAQPLSGIADWLAENGIAQPTTADMVQVAVALGLVLAILFCGWVVGRYAGDRLEALWSRVVGGHGEGLAPRMGNLARHATAALLLALMSNAWVWNGLSAIGIGLAMGAAVALLARTLLRGLQLPRQLTWLVAAVLFVVVLSGAIRNATNDFNLLALLDTVGFSIGDRRYSLLSLATIAVAGIILFALVRLANRVIGHSIARAQSFDPAQKLLIQKLAGIAVLIAAFFVGIDFLQIDLTTFAVFGGALGLAVGFGLQKTVGNLIAGIILLMDRSIKPGDVIVVGDSFGWVNKIGVRAVSVITRDGKEHLIPNENLMTQEVENWSYSDRNVRVRIPVGVSYSCDLKLAQELMLRAAQESPRVLKSPKPNVWLEAFGESSVDHEVLVWINDPEGGVGNVKSDVLNRLWHLFQENGIEIPFPQRDVHVKSWSAPANGA; from the coding sequence ATGCGTCCGGCCCAACCGCTAAGCGGGATCGCCGACTGGCTGGCGGAAAACGGCATCGCCCAGCCGACGACTGCCGACATGGTGCAGGTCGCGGTGGCACTGGGTCTGGTGCTCGCCATTCTGTTTTGTGGCTGGGTGGTTGGCCGCTATGCCGGCGATCGGCTGGAGGCGCTGTGGAGCCGTGTCGTCGGTGGCCATGGTGAGGGGCTGGCGCCGCGCATGGGCAATCTCGCGCGGCATGCCACGGCGGCACTGCTGCTCGCGCTGATGAGCAACGCATGGGTGTGGAACGGCCTGTCCGCCATCGGCATCGGCCTGGCGATGGGCGCGGCGGTGGCGCTGCTGGCGCGCACGCTGCTGCGCGGCCTGCAACTGCCGCGGCAACTGACCTGGCTGGTCGCCGCCGTGCTGTTCGTCGTCGTCCTGTCGGGCGCGATCCGCAACGCCACCAACGATTTCAACCTGCTCGCGCTGCTGGACACGGTCGGCTTTTCCATCGGCGATCGGCGCTATTCGCTGTTGTCGCTGGCGACCATCGCGGTCGCCGGCATCATCCTGTTCGCGCTCGTGCGGCTGGCCAATCGCGTGATCGGCCATTCGATCGCCAGGGCGCAGAGCTTCGATCCGGCGCAGAAGCTGCTGATCCAGAAGCTTGCGGGCATCGCCGTGTTGATCGCGGCCTTCTTCGTCGGCATCGACTTCCTGCAGATCGACCTCACCACCTTTGCCGTATTCGGCGGGGCGCTGGGTCTCGCCGTTGGTTTCGGCCTGCAGAAGACCGTCGGCAACCTGATCGCGGGGATCATCCTGCTGATGGATCGATCGATCAAGCCGGGCGACGTGATCGTGGTGGGCGACAGCTTCGGCTGGGTGAACAAGATCGGCGTGCGCGCCGTCAGCGTCATCACCCGCGACGGCAAGGAGCATCTGATTCCGAACGAGAATCTGATGACGCAGGAGGTGGAGAACTGGTCCTATTCGGACCGCAACGTCCGCGTTCGGATCCCCGTCGGCGTATCCTATAGCTGCGACCTGAAGCTCGCCCAGGAACTGATGCTGCGCGCCGCGCAGGAATCGCCGCGCGTGCTGAAGAGCCCGAAGCCCAATGTCTGGCTGGAAGCGTTCGGCGAAAGCTCGGTCGATCACGAGGTGCTGGTCTGGATCAACGATCCCGAAGGCGGCGTCGGAAACGTGAAGTCCGACGTGCTCAACCGGCTATGGCACCTATTCCAGGAAAACGGGATCGAAATTCCGTTCCCGCAGCGCGACGTTCACGTCAAGAGCTGGTCGGCCCCTGCCAACGGTGCGTGA
- a CDS encoding alpha/beta hydrolase — protein MTPGFPIAQRRIAMLSRVAEEMRLLLRSLLGPTPVVLDALPRGRGGGHCLILPGFMACDTSMLPLRLGLNHMGYRTHRWKQGRNRGVDAGTLERIDTRIRYLRRRHEAPIVLIGWSLGGLIAREYAKLAPEHIRAVVTLGSPLAGDLRQLPVARLYEMIAGHRVDRPPVECSLTAKPPVPTIALCSRRDGVVPFDCARCDGAADHYVEVDCAHLAYPSDPTVMRAIDRAISRFCPDLAATADAATPLHAPLAGADQLLT, from the coding sequence ATGACACCCGGATTTCCCATCGCGCAGCGGCGCATCGCGATGCTTTCGCGAGTGGCGGAGGAAATGCGCCTGTTGCTGCGTTCGCTGCTGGGGCCGACCCCGGTGGTGCTCGATGCGCTGCCGCGCGGCCGGGGCGGCGGGCACTGCCTGATCCTTCCGGGCTTCATGGCCTGCGACACCTCGATGCTGCCGCTGCGCCTCGGGCTCAACCATATGGGCTATCGCACGCATCGGTGGAAACAGGGCCGCAATCGCGGAGTCGATGCCGGCACGCTGGAACGGATCGATACGCGGATACGCTATCTGCGACGTCGGCACGAGGCGCCGATCGTCCTGATCGGCTGGAGCCTCGGCGGCCTGATCGCCCGCGAATATGCAAAGCTCGCGCCGGAACACATACGCGCCGTCGTTACGCTGGGCAGTCCGCTGGCCGGCGATCTGCGCCAGCTTCCCGTCGCGCGACTGTACGAGATGATCGCCGGCCACCGGGTCGACCGGCCGCCGGTCGAATGTTCGCTCACCGCCAAGCCGCCGGTGCCGACGATTGCTTTATGCTCGCGCCGCGACGGCGTGGTGCCGTTCGACTGCGCGCGGTGCGACGGGGCGGCGGACCACTATGTCGAGGTCGATTGCGCCCATCTCGCTTATCCCTCGGACCCGACGGTGATGCGGGCCATCGACCGGGCGATCTCGCGATTCTGCCCCGATCTTGCCGCGACGGCCGACGCCGCGACCCCGCTTCACGCACCGTTGGCAGGGGCCGACCAGCTCTTGACGTGA
- the gyrB gene encoding DNA topoisomerase (ATP-hydrolyzing) subunit B: MATDPQKNDYGASSIKVLKGLDAVRKRPGMYIGDTDDGSGLHHMVFEVSDNAIDEALAGHCDLILITLNADGSVSVEDNGRGIPTDIHSEEGVSAAEVIMTQLHAGGKFENTSNDNAYKVSGGLHGVGVSVVNALSDVLDLTIWRDDEEHFMRFERGEAVAPLKVVGPAKGKKGTRVTFTPSAETFKITEFDFDKLEHRYRELAFLNSGVRLKLVDARHEEPREVDLFYEGGIAAFVKYLDRNKTPLFPDPIAITGQRDDIGIEIALEWNDSYYENVLCFTNNIPQRDGGTHLAAFRAALTRTINGYADRSGLLKKEKVSLTGDDMREGLSAIVSVKLPDPKFSSQTKDKLVSSEVRQPMESLMADKMAEWLEENPASARAVVQKIVDAAVAREAARKARDLTRRKGAMDIASLPGKLADCQERDPAKSELFLVEGDSAGGSAKQGRDRHFQAILPLRGKILNVERARFDRMLSSKEIGTLIQAMGTGIGREDFNLEKLRYHKIVIMTDADVDGAHIRTLLLTFFYRQMPDIIENGHLYIAQPPLYKATRGRSEVYLKDDAAMDDYLVGNGVEAAVLETAGGARTGADLRTLVDHARRMRTLMRYVPKRYDESIVEVLAMAGALDPQATSDQRAARLDWVAKRLDMTDQDARWSAEMRDDGGYHFRRFWRGVTDHHVIEPAFLVSAEARKLHALAAEEAGSYDQLAKLVPLKNAGAADEATDEEDMVAGKGETLIARPSELLEAVLAAGRKGLAIQRYKGLGEMNAEQLWETTLDPQNRSMLKVGIEQADVADEIFTRLMGDVVEPRREFIQENALSVANLDV, encoded by the coding sequence ATGGCAACCGATCCCCAGAAGAACGACTACGGCGCATCCTCGATCAAGGTCCTCAAAGGTCTCGACGCGGTGCGCAAACGGCCCGGCATGTATATCGGCGACACCGACGACGGCTCGGGGCTTCACCACATGGTGTTCGAAGTGTCCGACAACGCCATCGACGAAGCGCTGGCAGGGCACTGCGATCTGATCCTCATCACGCTCAACGCCGACGGCTCGGTCTCGGTCGAGGACAATGGCCGCGGCATCCCGACCGACATCCATTCCGAAGAGGGCGTGTCGGCGGCCGAGGTCATCATGACCCAGCTCCATGCCGGGGGGAAATTCGAGAACACCTCCAACGACAATGCCTACAAGGTGTCGGGCGGGCTGCACGGTGTCGGCGTATCGGTGGTGAACGCGCTGTCCGACGTGCTCGATCTCACCATCTGGCGCGACGACGAGGAGCATTTCATGCGCTTCGAGCGCGGCGAGGCGGTGGCGCCGCTGAAGGTCGTCGGCCCCGCCAAGGGCAAGAAGGGCACGCGCGTCACCTTCACCCCGTCGGCCGAGACGTTCAAGATCACCGAATTCGACTTCGACAAGCTGGAACACCGCTACCGCGAGCTGGCCTTCCTGAATTCCGGCGTCCGGCTGAAGCTGGTCGACGCCCGGCACGAGGAGCCGCGCGAGGTGGATCTGTTCTACGAAGGCGGGATCGCGGCCTTCGTCAAATATCTCGACCGCAACAAGACGCCGCTCTTTCCCGACCCGATCGCCATCACCGGCCAGCGCGACGATATCGGCATCGAGATCGCGCTCGAGTGGAATGACAGCTATTACGAAAACGTCCTGTGCTTCACCAACAACATCCCGCAGCGCGACGGCGGCACGCACCTGGCGGCGTTCCGTGCGGCACTGACGCGGACGATCAACGGCTATGCCGATCGTTCGGGGCTTCTGAAGAAGGAAAAGGTGTCGCTGACCGGCGACGACATGCGCGAGGGGCTGTCGGCGATCGTTTCGGTGAAGCTGCCCGACCCCAAGTTCAGCTCGCAGACCAAGGACAAGCTCGTCTCGTCCGAGGTGCGTCAGCCGATGGAAAGCCTGATGGCCGACAAGATGGCCGAATGGCTGGAGGAGAACCCGGCGTCCGCCCGCGCGGTCGTCCAGAAGATCGTCGACGCCGCCGTGGCGCGCGAGGCGGCGCGCAAGGCGCGTGACCTCACCCGGCGCAAGGGCGCCATGGATATCGCCAGCCTGCCCGGCAAGCTCGCCGATTGTCAGGAGCGCGATCCGGCCAAATCGGAGCTGTTCCTGGTCGAGGGCGATTCCGCCGGCGGCTCCGCCAAGCAGGGCCGCGACCGGCATTTCCAGGCGATCCTGCCCCTGCGCGGCAAGATCCTGAACGTCGAGCGCGCACGCTTCGACCGGATGCTGTCGTCGAAGGAAATCGGCACGCTCATTCAGGCGATGGGCACCGGCATCGGGCGCGAGGACTTCAATCTCGAAAAGCTCAGATATCACAAGATCGTGATCATGACCGACGCCGATGTCGACGGCGCGCACATTCGCACGCTGCTGCTCACCTTCTTCTATCGCCAGATGCCCGACATCATCGAGAACGGGCATCTCTACATCGCCCAGCCGCCGCTCTACAAAGCGACGCGCGGCCGTTCCGAGGTGTATCTGAAGGACGACGCCGCGATGGACGATTACCTCGTCGGCAACGGCGTCGAGGCCGCGGTGCTGGAAACCGCGGGCGGCGCGCGCACGGGTGCGGACCTGCGCACGCTCGTCGATCATGCCCGGCGCATGCGCACGCTGATGCGCTATGTGCCCAAGCGGTACGACGAATCGATCGTCGAGGTGCTGGCGATGGCCGGCGCGCTCGATCCGCAGGCGACATCGGACCAGCGCGCCGCGCGGCTCGACTGGGTCGCCAAGCGGCTCGACATGACCGATCAGGATGCGCGCTGGTCGGCCGAAATGCGCGACGATGGCGGCTATCATTTCAGGCGGTTCTGGCGCGGCGTGACCGATCATCACGTGATCGAGCCTGCTTTCCTGGTTTCGGCGGAAGCGCGCAAGCTCCACGCCCTCGCCGCCGAAGAGGCCGGCAGCTACGATCAGCTCGCCAAGCTGGTGCCGCTCAAGAATGCCGGGGCCGCCGATGAAGCGACCGACGAAGAGGACATGGTCGCCGGCAAGGGCGAGACGCTGATCGCGCGGCCGAGCGAACTGCTCGAGGCGGTGCTCGCCGCCGGGCGCAAGGGCCTGGCCATCCAGCGCTACAAGGGGCTGGGCGAAATGAACGCCGAGCAGCTCTGGGAAACCACGCTCGACCCGCAGAACCGCTCGATGCTGAAGGTCGGCATCGAACAGGCGGATGTCGCCGACGAGATCTTCACCCGGCTGATGGGCGACGTGGTCGAGCCGCGGCGCGAATTCATCCAGGAAAACGCGCTCAGCGTCGCCAATCTCGATGTGTGA
- a CDS encoding cupin domain-containing protein: MTTPSKINLAEAFSRFDDAWNPRILGDVNAAQVKVAKFRGAFDWHHHETEDELFLVVSGRMRMGFRGRDVDLESGELIIVPAGVEHRPQALSEEAHVLIFEPATTLNTGTEETGRTRRDLERLD; this comes from the coding sequence ATGACGACACCGTCGAAGATCAATCTGGCCGAGGCCTTTTCGCGTTTCGACGATGCGTGGAACCCGCGCATCCTGGGCGACGTCAACGCCGCGCAGGTGAAGGTGGCGAAGTTTCGCGGCGCCTTCGACTGGCACCATCACGAGACCGAAGACGAGCTGTTCCTGGTCGTGTCGGGGCGTATGCGCATGGGCTTTCGGGGCCGCGACGTCGATCTGGAGTCGGGCGAGTTGATCATCGTGCCCGCGGGGGTCGAGCACCGGCCCCAGGCCTTGAGCGAGGAAGCGCACGTGCTGATATTCGAGCCCGCGACCACGCTCAATACCGGCACCGAGGAAACCGGGCGCACCCGGCGCGATCTCGAGCGGTTGGATTAG
- a CDS encoding DEAD/DEAH box helicase gives MSFSKLGLNRSLVDALAQKGYDTPTPIQAQAIPHLLEGRDLLGIAQTGTGKTAAFMLPSIQRLVAANNRVKPMRCRMLILAPTRELASQIAQSAKEYGRFTKLRIATVFGGVPVARNRRDVASGVDILVATPGRLLDLIDQKCLSLGDTEILVLDEADQMLDLGFIHALKRIVPMLPGDRQSLFFSATMPKAIRDLAGRFLTDPAEVKVTPVASTAERVEQFVTFVNQKEKQALLTLFIEKNDIERALIFSRTKHGADRIVKLLAGNGIEAVAIHGNKSQPQREKALGAFRSGRVKLLVATDIAARGIDVSGVSHVINFELPNVSEQYVHRIGRTARAGNDGIAFAFCAEDERPYLRGIEKLTKQKVDVVPLPANFTAEAERIASTRVGPVPAERPDRPRGPRQDRGPRRPRKTHDAKPAAAGRNHGPRRNRGGAQRRAGKSQG, from the coding sequence ATGTCCTTTTCCAAACTCGGCCTCAACCGGTCGCTCGTCGATGCGCTCGCCCAGAAGGGCTATGACACGCCGACGCCGATCCAGGCCCAGGCCATCCCCCATCTTCTCGAAGGCCGCGACCTGCTGGGCATCGCCCAGACGGGCACCGGCAAGACGGCGGCCTTCATGCTGCCGTCGATCCAGCGGCTCGTCGCCGCCAACAATCGCGTCAAACCGATGCGTTGCCGCATGCTGATCCTCGCGCCCACGCGCGAACTCGCCAGCCAGATCGCGCAGTCGGCGAAGGAATATGGCCGCTTCACCAAGCTGCGCATCGCCACCGTGTTCGGCGGCGTACCGGTTGCGCGCAACCGCCGCGATGTCGCGAGCGGCGTCGACATCCTGGTCGCCACGCCCGGCCGCCTGCTCGACCTGATCGACCAGAAGTGCCTCTCGCTCGGCGACACCGAAATCCTGGTGCTGGACGAGGCCGACCAGATGCTCGACCTGGGCTTCATCCACGCGCTGAAGCGCATCGTGCCGATGCTGCCCGGCGATCGCCAGAGCCTGTTCTTTTCGGCCACCATGCCGAAGGCGATCCGCGATCTCGCCGGCCGGTTCCTCACCGATCCGGCCGAAGTGAAGGTGACGCCCGTCGCCTCCACCGCCGAGCGCGTCGAGCAGTTCGTCACCTTCGTCAACCAGAAGGAAAAGCAGGCGCTGCTGACGCTGTTCATCGAGAAGAACGACATCGAGCGGGCACTGATCTTTTCGCGCACCAAGCACGGCGCCGACCGGATCGTGAAGCTGCTCGCCGGCAACGGCATCGAAGCGGTGGCGATCCACGGCAACAAGAGCCAGCCGCAGCGCGAAAAGGCACTGGGCGCGTTCCGTTCGGGCCGGGTCAAGCTGCTCGTCGCCACCGACATCGCCGCGCGCGGGATCGATGTGTCGGGCGTCAGCCACGTCATCAATTTCGAACTGCCCAACGTCTCCGAGCAGTATGTCCACCGCATCGGCCGCACCGCGCGCGCGGGCAATGACGGCATCGCCTTCGCCTTCTGCGCCGAGGACGAGCGCCCCTATCTGCGCGGCATCGAAAAGCTGACGAAGCAGAAGGTCGACGTCGTCCCCCTGCCCGCCAATTTCACCGCCGAAGCGGAGCGCATCGCCAGCACGCGCGTCGGCCCGGTGCCGGCGGAACGTCCCGATCGCCCGCGCGGTCCGCGTCAGGATCGCGGCCCTAGGCGCCCGCGCAAGACGCACGACGCGAAGCCTGCCGCAGCGGGGCGCAATCACGGCCCGCGCCGCAATCGCGGCGGCGCCCAGCGCCGCGCCGGCAAGTCGCAGGGCTGA
- the recF gene encoding DNA replication/repair protein RecF (All proteins in this family for which functions are known are DNA-binding proteins that assist the filamentation of RecA onto DNA for the initiation of recombination or recombinational repair.) yields MAITRLSLTDFRNHADAVLTPGPGFVVLTGENGAGKTNILEAVSLLAPGRGLRRAPLSAMSRQGGAGGFGVAARLAGDVAIGTGTRADAPERRLVRINDAAAPAASLSEWLSVLWLTPAMDRLFMEAAGDRRRFLDRLTLALSPAHAGHATRYDAAMRDRNRLLTDAAKEGRAADPRWLSALEAQMAEHGAAIHAGRTALLQLLNDRIAAQPEGPFARAGLALAGWTGSSDALAHELGAGRSRDAAAGRTLAGPHRTDLAVTHLGKGQAAALCSTGEQKALLLGLVLAHAELVADRVARAPILLLDEVAAHLDPQRRRALFDRLDGRRQVWMTGTEAGLFDHLPADATRYTVADGVIAGR; encoded by the coding sequence ATGGCAATCACACGCCTATCGCTGACCGATTTTCGCAATCATGCCGATGCGGTCCTGACGCCGGGGCCGGGCTTCGTCGTGCTGACGGGCGAGAATGGCGCCGGCAAGACCAATATATTGGAGGCGGTGTCGCTGCTCGCGCCCGGCCGCGGCCTCCGCCGCGCGCCGCTGTCGGCGATGTCGCGGCAGGGCGGCGCCGGCGGCTTCGGCGTGGCGGCAAGGCTTGCCGGCGATGTCGCGATCGGCACCGGCACGCGGGCGGACGCGCCGGAACGCCGCCTGGTGCGCATCAACGACGCGGCCGCGCCGGCGGCGAGCCTGTCGGAATGGCTGAGCGTGCTGTGGCTGACCCCGGCCATGGACCGCCTGTTCATGGAGGCGGCGGGCGACCGGCGGCGGTTCCTGGACCGGCTGACCCTGGCCCTGTCGCCCGCCCATGCAGGGCACGCCACCCGCTACGATGCGGCGATGCGCGACCGCAACCGCCTGTTGACCGACGCGGCCAAGGAAGGCCGGGCGGCCGATCCGCGCTGGCTCTCCGCGCTGGAAGCCCAGATGGCGGAACACGGCGCCGCTATCCACGCGGGCCGCACCGCGTTGCTACAATTGCTGAACGACCGCATCGCGGCGCAGCCGGAAGGGCCATTCGCGCGCGCCGGTCTGGCGCTGGCAGGGTGGACCGGGTCGAGCGACGCGCTGGCGCACGAACTCGGCGCCGGTCGCTCGCGCGACGCCGCGGCCGGGCGCACACTGGCCGGTCCGCACCGCACCGATCTGGCCGTCACGCATCTCGGCAAGGGTCAGGCGGCCGCGCTCTGCTCCACCGGCGAGCAGAAGGCGCTGCTCCTCGGCCTCGTCCTCGCCCATGCCGAACTGGTCGCCGACCGCGTGGCCCGCGCGCCGATCCTGCTGCTCGACGAAGTGGCCGCGCATCTCGATCCGCAACGCCGCCGCGCACTGTTCGACCGCCTCGACGGGCGCAGACAGGTCTGGATGACGGGAACCGAGGCGGGCCTGTTCGACCATCTGCCCGCAGATGCGACGCGCTATACGGTTGCCGATGGCGTAATAGCCGGCCGCTGA
- a CDS encoding Coq4 family protein, translating into MATAIDDIRFAPAPPEDGPIPTGRDWRTAWAALKKLLANGDDTVQVFRIMRALNGDTSQKNYRKLLDQPGGGRLAYRRLELSRKFADRAWLESLPDGSVGAHYRAFLDRTGFSAQGLADISYADSDGWRDMEHPYAWFGRRERDIHDIWHVLTGYTAEEHLGEACLVAFSYAQTGGLGWAFIAGGAALKSLRVTGERNFAAAVLEGYRHGKRAKWLSGEDYEQVMAEPLDAARRRLDIATPVKYFEARKRLAEQGLQGI; encoded by the coding sequence ATGGCTACCGCGATCGACGACATACGGTTTGCACCGGCACCGCCGGAGGATGGCCCGATCCCGACCGGGCGGGATTGGCGGACCGCCTGGGCGGCGCTGAAAAAGCTGCTCGCCAACGGCGACGACACGGTACAGGTATTCCGCATCATGCGGGCGCTGAACGGCGATACTTCACAGAAGAACTATCGCAAGCTGCTGGACCAGCCCGGCGGCGGCAGGCTCGCTTATCGTCGACTGGAGCTGTCGCGCAAATTCGCCGACCGCGCCTGGCTCGAGTCCCTGCCCGATGGCAGCGTCGGCGCGCATTACCGCGCCTTTCTCGACAGGACCGGGTTTTCCGCGCAGGGCCTCGCCGATATCAGCTATGCCGACAGTGACGGCTGGCGCGACATGGAGCATCCCTATGCCTGGTTCGGCCGGCGCGAGCGCGACATCCACGACATCTGGCACGTCCTGACCGGCTATACCGCCGAGGAACATCTGGGCGAAGCGTGCCTGGTCGCCTTTTCCTATGCGCAGACCGGCGGGCTGGGCTGGGCGTTCATCGCCGGCGGCGCGGCGCTCAAGAGCTTGCGGGTGACCGGCGAACGCAATTTCGCCGCCGCGGTGCTGGAAGGCTATCGCCACGGCAAGCGCGCCAAGTGGCTGTCGGGCGAGGATTACGAGCAGGTAATGGCCGAACCGCTCGACGCCGCGCGCAGGCGCCTCGACATCGCCACGCCGGTAAAATATTTCGAAGCGCGGAAGCGACTGGCGGAACAGGGGCTGCAGGGCATCTGA